A genome region from Akkermansiaceae bacterium includes the following:
- a CDS encoding YbaB/EbfC family nucleoid-associated protein, which produces MNIQKLMKQAQQMQAGLAAKQEELAKREVEVSVGGDKVTVRATCAGNVLSIKIDPAVVDPSDVDFLQDLVLKGVQEAIAKGKNQAEAEMKKLTGGLGIPGM; this is translated from the coding sequence ATGAACATACAGAAACTGATGAAACAGGCCCAGCAGATGCAGGCAGGGCTGGCGGCGAAACAGGAAGAACTCGCGAAACGGGAGGTCGAGGTCTCGGTCGGCGGCGACAAGGTGACAGTCCGCGCCACCTGCGCGGGCAATGTTCTCTCCATCAAGATCGATCCCGCCGTGGTCGACCCTTCGGATGTCGATTTCCTACAGGATCTCGTCCTCAAAGGCGTCCAGGAAGCCATCGCCAAGGGCAAGAACCAGGCGGAGGCCGAGATGAAGAAACTCACCGGCGGCCTCGGCATACCGGGGATGTAA
- a CDS encoding endonuclease/exonuclease/phosphatase family protein, which produces MSTTRRAAGWVFVGASLLMHVLTVWAYASQPDSLAAFTVFPLWFWGGIGLALSVIAFCFLRAPLSLIVTAVWAVTLSVAMDEAKALSNFNHPKIAVERSVMLDGQRIIRVATVNCASFGYGDPMDDLRKWDPDIVLLQQVFPHRVKQVAENLYGGQADFRAYQTNGIVTRFEIRREVRNPASRNQQVTMRLPEGTEIEVVNIHLATAATDMRLWSSDSRSLHRQNRDLRRKELSVTLQVLEQTRPFTSTPTILGGDFNSGATDVVHRQLIRDFDDAFSVVGRGWGNTFHRRFPIHRIDHIYATRQLQPVSCGVIVSRKTDHRIVIADLRLQR; this is translated from the coding sequence ATGTCAACAACAAGGCGAGCAGCAGGTTGGGTGTTCGTCGGCGCATCGCTGCTGATGCATGTCCTCACCGTCTGGGCTTACGCCAGCCAGCCGGACTCCCTCGCCGCTTTCACCGTCTTCCCACTGTGGTTCTGGGGCGGCATCGGGCTTGCGCTTTCCGTCATCGCCTTCTGCTTCCTGCGCGCACCGCTCTCGCTCATCGTCACTGCCGTCTGGGCGGTCACCCTCTCCGTGGCGATGGATGAGGCGAAGGCACTCTCGAACTTCAACCACCCCAAGATCGCCGTCGAACGCTCCGTCATGCTCGACGGCCAGCGCATCATCCGCGTCGCCACGGTGAACTGCGCCAGCTTCGGTTACGGCGATCCGATGGACGACCTCAGGAAATGGGATCCGGACATCGTCCTGTTGCAGCAGGTCTTCCCCCATCGGGTGAAACAGGTCGCGGAAAACCTCTACGGCGGGCAGGCTGATTTCCGCGCCTACCAGACCAATGGCATCGTCACCCGCTTCGAGATCCGCCGGGAAGTCAGGAACCCGGCCTCGCGCAACCAGCAGGTCACCATGCGCCTTCCGGAGGGCACCGAGATCGAGGTGGTCAACATCCACCTCGCCACGGCCGCAACCGACATGCGCCTGTGGAGTTCGGATTCCCGCTCACTCCACCGGCAAAACCGCGATCTCCGCCGAAAGGAGTTGTCCGTTACACTCCAGGTGCTCGAACAGACACGCCCTTTCACTTCCACCCCGACCATCCTCGGCGGCGATTTCAACTCGGGAGCCACCGATGTCGTACACCGCCAGCTCATCCGCGATTTCGACGATGCCTTCTCGGTGGTCGGACGCGGCTGGGGCAACACCTTCCACCGCCGCTTCCCCATCCACCGCATCGACCACATCTACGCCACCCGCCAGCTCCAGCCAGTCAGCTGCGGCGTCATTGTTTCCAGGAAAACCGATCACAGGATCGTCATCGCAGACCTGCGCCTGCAGCGGTGA
- a CDS encoding alkaline phosphatase D family protein, which yields MKIPTILFLLHFPCHAIGLANGVKIGEVTDTTAVLWARLTKDKQAGNRVDEWKADAPNWSVPGCGGQIRFHYYKDNDRENLSSTAWTSVDAETDFCHQVKLEGLEPDTAYAYEAQGQVDGRGDAIKGEFRTAPLSSYDKPITFTVSTCQEFELRDDMENGHRIYRSMLALKPSFFIQTGDTLYYDRKPPLAKNMELARYQWGRMYSLPFQRTFHKSIPSYWMHDDHDLLKDDCWPGQTYGDLTWEQGLKIWREQIPQSEKPYRTFRWGKNLQIWLPEGREFRSPNKMEDGPEKSILGKEQWAWLEETMKASDATFKLYISATPVVGPDRGGKNDNHANEGFHHEGERLRKFLNSIPGCFVINGDRHWQYHSVDPETGLNEFGCGPASDAHAQGWNPKDKRPEHRFLRVKGGFASITVDGKKAVFTHHDVDGKETYSTTLQGL from the coding sequence ATGAAAATACCAACTATCCTCTTTCTCCTTCATTTCCCATGCCATGCCATCGGTCTCGCCAACGGCGTAAAGATCGGCGAGGTAACCGACACCACTGCGGTCTTATGGGCGCGCCTGACCAAGGACAAGCAAGCCGGCAACCGCGTGGATGAATGGAAAGCCGACGCGCCGAACTGGAGCGTGCCGGGATGCGGGGGACAAATACGCTTCCACTATTACAAGGACAACGACAGGGAAAACCTGTCCTCCACTGCGTGGACTTCCGTGGATGCGGAGACCGATTTCTGCCATCAGGTGAAACTCGAAGGCCTTGAACCGGATACCGCATATGCCTACGAGGCGCAGGGGCAGGTGGACGGCAGGGGCGATGCCATCAAAGGCGAATTCCGCACCGCTCCCCTCTCCTCATACGATAAACCCATCACCTTCACGGTCTCCACCTGCCAGGAATTCGAGCTCCGCGATGACATGGAAAACGGCCACAGGATCTACCGCTCCATGCTCGCCCTGAAGCCGTCGTTTTTCATCCAGACGGGCGACACCCTTTATTACGACCGCAAGCCGCCGCTCGCGAAAAACATGGAACTCGCCCGCTACCAATGGGGACGCATGTATTCCCTGCCTTTTCAGAGAACCTTCCACAAAAGTATCCCTAGCTACTGGATGCACGACGACCACGACCTCCTTAAGGATGACTGCTGGCCCGGGCAAACATACGGCGACCTGACGTGGGAGCAGGGGCTGAAAATCTGGCGCGAGCAGATCCCGCAATCCGAGAAACCTTACCGTACCTTCCGCTGGGGCAAGAACCTCCAGATCTGGCTGCCGGAAGGCCGTGAGTTCCGCTCTCCTAACAAAATGGAAGACGGTCCTGAAAAATCGATCCTGGGGAAAGAGCAATGGGCTTGGTTGGAAGAGACGATGAAAGCCTCGGACGCCACCTTCAAACTTTACATCTCCGCCACGCCGGTCGTAGGCCCGGACCGTGGCGGCAAGAACGACAACCACGCGAACGAGGGTTTCCACCACGAGGGCGAGCGCCTGCGGAAATTCCTCAACTCCATACCCGGCTGCTTCGTCATCAACGGCGACCGCCATTGGCAATACCACTCCGTCGATCCCGAGACCGGCCTCAACGAATTCGGCTGCGGCCCGGCCTCGGACGCCCATGCGCAAGGCTGGAACCCGAAGGACAAGCGCCCGGAGCACAGGTTCCTCCGCGTGAAGGGCGGGTTCGCCTCGATCACCGTGGACGGCAAGAAGGCCGTTTTCACCCACCACGATGTGGATGGTAAGGAAACCTACTCGACAACTTTGCAGGGACTGTGA
- a CDS encoding alpha-hydroxy-acid oxidizing protein, with product MEESFNSSLPSIEHLRQRAKRRMPGFAFDYLEGGCFSEINLRRNTEEIREVQLRPYYLRDYAGASQKTELFGRTYDAPFGIAPIGLQGLMWPRATEILAKAAFKANIPFILSTVGTASIEKVAEITEGNAWFQLYHPVEDDLRDKLLKRAEVAGFPTLVILADTPTFGYRPKEIRNGLSIPPRMTMRNIFQMMTHPTWSFSQLFAGAPEFQTMKPYIPKGLSMKHLGLFMNKTFKGRLNPDKIKALRDRWPGKLVIKGVVTTEDAESAIACGVDGMIVSNHGGRQLDAGQSTIKPLAELVRTVGDKTTLMIDSGVRSGPDVACALATGAKFAFMGRSFMYGVCAMGNKGGEHTIFMLKRQLQQVMEQIACERVEDFPKHLIREDS from the coding sequence ATGGAAGAATCCTTCAATTCATCGCTGCCCTCCATCGAACACCTGCGCCAGAGGGCGAAACGGCGCATGCCCGGCTTCGCTTTCGATTACCTGGAGGGCGGATGTTTCTCTGAAATCAACCTGAGGAGAAACACCGAGGAGATCCGCGAGGTGCAGCTCAGGCCGTATTATTTGCGCGATTATGCAGGTGCCTCGCAGAAAACGGAATTGTTCGGCCGCACGTATGATGCGCCGTTCGGGATCGCACCCATCGGCCTGCAGGGGCTAATGTGGCCGCGCGCAACCGAGATTCTGGCGAAAGCCGCGTTTAAGGCAAACATCCCCTTCATCCTCAGCACGGTCGGCACCGCCAGCATCGAGAAAGTCGCCGAAATCACCGAGGGCAACGCATGGTTCCAGCTTTACCATCCCGTCGAGGACGATCTCCGCGACAAGCTCCTGAAACGCGCCGAGGTCGCCGGTTTCCCGACCCTGGTGATCCTCGCCGACACGCCGACTTTCGGATACCGCCCCAAGGAAATCCGCAACGGCCTTTCGATCCCGCCGCGGATGACGATGCGGAATATTTTCCAGATGATGACCCACCCTACCTGGTCGTTTTCCCAGCTCTTCGCGGGTGCTCCGGAGTTCCAGACGATGAAACCCTACATCCCGAAAGGCCTCAGCATGAAGCACCTCGGGCTGTTCATGAACAAGACCTTCAAGGGCCGGCTGAATCCCGATAAGATCAAGGCCTTGCGCGACCGTTGGCCCGGCAAGCTTGTGATCAAGGGCGTCGTCACCACCGAGGACGCAGAGTCCGCCATCGCCTGCGGTGTCGATGGCATGATCGTCTCCAACCACGGCGGCCGCCAGCTCGATGCCGGGCAATCCACTATCAAGCCGCTCGCAGAACTCGTCCGCACGGTGGGCGACAAGACCACCCTGATGATCGACAGCGGCGTCCGCTCCGGGCCCGACGTGGCCTGTGCCCTCGCCACCGGCGCGAAGTTCGCCTTCATGGGACGGAGCTTCATGTACGGCGTCTGCGCCATGGGCAACAAGGGCGGCGAACATACCATCTTCATGCTCAAGCGCCAGCTCCAGCAAGTGATGGAGCAGATCGCCTGCGAGCGCGTGGAGGATTTCCCGAAACACCTGATCCGGGAGGATTCCTGA
- the thiH gene encoding 2-iminoacetate synthase ThiH has product MPFSAEYPRLLESPTPLMRRFMGLLDEAVSLETLALKSQRATRQNFGKTMRLFAPLYVSNECVNNCSYCGFSRDAAILRTTLTVDQVVTEAKYLHAQGFRNLLLVAGEHPKFVSEGYLQKCLDALIPLFPTLALEVGPMEDDQYTELVNHGAEGLIVYQETYHRETYQTLHTAGPKKNFDWRLDCPERAYAGGFRRIGIGALFGLADWKHEALSLAAHLEYLYKHCWKAQFSVAFPRMRPYAGNYQYEPDPNRYLPDAALLRLVTAFRITFPQCAIVLSTREPAPLRDAMAPLGVTHMSAGARTEPGGYTGAGSDDLHLTVKGRRVELSEKSGKEKATEQFQIHDTRSPAQIAEMLRAQNIDPVWKDFDQVLVQA; this is encoded by the coding sequence GTTGATGCGGCGGTTCATGGGCTTGCTGGATGAGGCGGTTTCCCTCGAAACGCTTGCGCTGAAAAGCCAACGGGCGACGCGTCAGAATTTCGGCAAGACGATGCGCCTTTTCGCCCCGCTCTACGTCTCCAACGAATGCGTGAACAACTGCTCCTACTGCGGCTTCTCCCGCGATGCGGCGATCCTGCGGACGACCCTCACCGTCGATCAGGTGGTGACCGAGGCGAAATACCTCCACGCCCAGGGCTTCCGCAACCTCCTCCTAGTCGCCGGGGAGCATCCGAAATTCGTTTCCGAAGGCTACCTCCAGAAATGCCTCGATGCCCTGATCCCGCTTTTCCCGACGCTCGCGCTGGAGGTCGGCCCGATGGAGGACGACCAATACACCGAACTGGTGAACCACGGCGCGGAGGGACTCATCGTCTATCAGGAAACCTACCACCGCGAGACCTACCAGACCCTCCACACGGCAGGGCCGAAGAAGAATTTCGATTGGCGGCTCGATTGCCCGGAGCGGGCGTATGCGGGCGGTTTCCGCAGGATCGGCATCGGCGCGCTGTTCGGGCTGGCGGATTGGAAACACGAGGCGCTCTCGCTCGCCGCGCACCTCGAATACCTTTACAAGCACTGCTGGAAGGCGCAGTTCTCCGTCGCCTTCCCGCGCATGAGACCGTATGCGGGAAATTACCAATACGAACCCGATCCCAACCGCTACCTTCCGGATGCCGCGCTGCTCCGCCTGGTGACCGCCTTCCGCATCACCTTCCCGCAGTGCGCCATCGTCCTGTCCACCCGCGAGCCCGCCCCGCTCCGCGACGCGATGGCCCCGCTCGGCGTCACCCACATGTCCGCCGGTGCCCGCACCGAGCCCGGCGGTTACACCGGAGCCGGTTCCGACGACCTGCACCTCACCGTCAAGGGTCGCCGCGTGGAGCTTTCCGAAAAATCAGGAAAGGAAAAAGCCACCGAGCAATTCCAGATCCACGACACCCGCAGCCCCGCCCAGATCGCGGAGATGCTGCGCGCACAGAACATTGATCCGGTGTGGAAGGATTTCGATCAGGTGCTGGTGCAGGCGTAG